ATACGACATGTCCAGCCAAAGAGAGCCGTCTTCTCGAATGTCTGCAATCTTCTCCAAGATCGCATCCACATACTTGGGCTGGCCATATGGTGCAAGCCCCATAAGCTTGTATTCACCGGAATTCACCTTGAACCCAGTATAATATGTGAACGCCGTGTATAGCATCCCTAAAGAGTGAGGAAAACGCATTTCGTGTGTAAGAGTAATTTTGTTCCCGCGCCCCGTACCGATTGAACTGGTTCCCCATTCACCTACCGCGTCAAGGGTCAAAATGGCGGCATCCTCAAACGGGGAAGGGAAAAACGCGCTGGCAGCATGAGATTCATGATGATCCGTGAAGCAGAGTTGTCCACTGAATTCAGCGCCAAGTTCATCTAAAATTGCTTTAGGCATATCCAACTTATGATTTACCCAAAGCGGCATCGCTCTCTGGAATGATTCAAAGCCCCTTGGAGTAAACGCAAGATACGTTTCAAGTATACGATCAAACTTAACTAAAGGTTTTTCATAGAAGACAACATAGTCAAGCTGACTAGAATTGATCTCACCTGCAGTAAGACAGTAAGCGATGGCGTTGCGGGGGAAATCGGGATCGTGCTTACGGCGAGTAAAACGCTCCTCTTGGGCGGCCGCAACAATCTCACCGTCTCGTATCAAAGCCGCAGCAGAATCGTGAAAGAACGCTGATATTCCTAGAATGT
Above is a window of Thermodesulfobacteriota bacterium DNA encoding:
- a CDS encoding carbamoyltransferase N-terminal domain-containing protein, with protein sequence MNILGISAFFHDSAAALIRDGEIVAAAQEERFTRRKHDPDFPRNAIAYCLTAGEINSSQLDYVVFYEKPLVKFDRILETYLAFTPRGFESFQRAMPLWVNHKLDMPKAILDELGAEFSGQLCFTDHHESHAASAFFPSPFEDAAILTLDAVGEWGTSSIGTGRGNKITLTHEMRFPHSLGMLYTAFTYYTGFKVNSGEYKLMGLAPYGQPKYVDAILEKIADIREDGSLWLDMSY